The DNA window TTCACCATGCGTTGTGTACTAGTGAGGTGGCTCAATAGAAAATGAGTAGGAAAATCATGTTTTATCACACAAACTTTCCATTATTTTATGGTAGAAAAACCTTCATTTCTAGTAATGGTGGTAAAgtagtataaaataaattttagaataaaCAGCCGAAGTGACGATTGAAAAACATATAAATGTACAccacttcaaaatttgattcatATCTTACAGTTGAAAATCCAAATTGAAAAGACATGAAATGAAAAAGGAGGGAACAATAAAGAAACACAATTATTCAAATTGAGGGAAATCACAGACGATCACAACCGTCGAATCCAAACCTGCAACCCATAATCTCTTCCAAACAATATGATTCATGACCAATCACAACCGTCAAAAAATTCTAACGTCACAACCAAAACGCAAAACAGAAAGCCCCAATTCCCAACACCGCCACGCCGTTCACGCTATCAGCACCCGATTTATCCGCCGGCGTATCATCGCTCCCGGAGCTTGGACTCAACGCTGCCGGAGACTTCTTCTTCAGATTCGACGTTTCCGGAGTCGCCGGTGCCGGTGCTGTCGCCGGCGACGGAGAAGCAAAGATACTCAATGGCTGAAGCACTTTATCCACCTGATAAACCGCGAGCTCACCGTCAGTATATATAGTATTACCCACAGTAGCATCTACAATTCCGGTGGACACATTCACTTGATTCCCGGAAGTCGTTACATTTAATGGGAAATCACCGGGACTAGTGTCTCCAGCTTGAGTCCTCAATGGATTACTCACAGTTTGAAACTGTGAAACTGAAATAAAACTAGGAAGTACATGAAATTGCACCAACTGAACTTGTTGTTGAGAACTTAGAGAATTGAGAGTTCCCGCTTTTAAGCTCGAAAATGCATTATCAGTAGGTGCAAAAACAGTCATTCCTTGTTTCGAATTATTCAATTGTGTATTGATCTGATCACCGGCTTGAGTAGTTCTTAAGAGCCGGATAAATGTGGTGAATTGACCAGCTTTTTCGAGTATTTTCGTTATATTGGTGGGACCCGATGGAGCGGGAGCAGAGGCAGGATTTTGACCGAGGGTGAGGGTGCAAGAATGGAGGAAAATTGCTAAGagggaaagagaaaaaataagatGACTCATCATATTTGCTAGGAGAAATTGGACTTGggaatttgaactttaaaaGATGATTGGTGCTTGAGAAATTGAGGGGTTTTATGGAGAGAAAAATAGGAAATTTTGTATGGTAGGTGAGAAGTTGGAAATCATAGTAACTGTATAAACAAATTGATAGTAGTATAGTATCTCTCAATTTGGTGGGAGGtttaagattttattttgtttgttggaattctgttttaatttatacatCGACAATATAAAGACTGAACTTCTAACATGTTATAACAGGTTAGTTACCATTTTATCAGGTCACAATCACTATTTATCGTAGAAATTTACTTGTAATTATCTTATAAATGACGTAATTGTAGAAGTTTAAGATATTAGAAGATCCAATTAGAATCTTTAAATTTCTGTTATGGACCATAATTAGAAACATATGGGGTTGGGAGGAACTATTACAGCTAACAGTTTGCTTGAAAACACAGGAAATTTGGAGAGATCTGAAGTTTGAGTTTTTAcaaatattaaagtattttatgATTGCTTTGCTTATACTCATTAGAAATTTTAATTATGGCTATGATTGGCTTGCCACAAACTTAAAAAGGAAGTTTTGTTTAAATTCAGTGTAGTTCTTGatcatgataaaaataaaattaaaaaaataaagttattgaTCATGATTCATGTGTGCCCATCCTCTTCTGTTGGTTACTTATAATTCATCAACCTCTAATTAGGCCCTCTTTTGTATTGTATTAATTCACATTGAATGGATATTA is part of the Solanum stenotomum isolate F172 chromosome 8, ASM1918654v1, whole genome shotgun sequence genome and encodes:
- the LOC125875167 gene encoding fasciclin-like arabinogalactan protein 11 — encoded protein: MMSHLIFSLSLLAIFLHSCTLTLGQNPASAPAPSGPTNITKILEKAGQFTTFIRLLRTTQAGDQINTQLNNSKQGMTVFAPTDNAFSSLKAGTLNSLSSQQQVQLVQFHVLPSFISVSQFQTVSNPLRTQAGDTSPGDFPLNVTTSGNQVNVSTGIVDATVGNTIYTDGELAVYQVDKVLQPLSIFASPSPATAPAPATPETSNLKKKSPAALSPSSGSDDTPADKSGADSVNGVAVLGIGAFCFAFWL